One genomic segment of Fusobacterium mortiferum ATCC 9817 includes these proteins:
- a CDS encoding ABC transporter substrate-binding protein, which yields MKYLLGILLLIFTACGGDRNIETKKDEVLKVALANKPRSFDPQKNTDSSTLAVTKQIYNNLFSLGENGEIILELVESYEIEEDNSIILQLRKGIFFHDGNELTSEDVKKSLERNLDIPVSRILVESIEKIEVLDKYRLKIVQKNSPSILIHNLAHSSTAIVKEIKTDSDIDLIGTGAYKIKDWSLSERISLESFDKYYEKTPKIKEIIFQTIPESSNRLIALETKEIDIAYDISANDIKGIEKNPNLKVINSISLGSDFLTINTRKIKDKKIRQAIEYAIDKNSIIKTVYEGFGEIPNSILTPSVFGYDRDGEKREYNPQKAKELLKEAGVKNLSLKLWIYDEPSRQQMAQIIQANLKEIGIDVEIIVAEVSTFLQYTGMGEHDILIGLWYVSTGDADYGYYPLLHSKSVGPVGNRSFYENSQVDNLLDRAREISDLKEREKYYQDVQKIIYDEVPLLPIAYKNYTIGLQRNIEGFVFKPNGNHILSKIERK from the coding sequence GTGAAATACCTATTAGGAATACTTTTGTTAATTTTTACAGCTTGTGGTGGAGATAGGAATATAGAGACAAAAAAAGATGAAGTTTTAAAGGTAGCTTTAGCTAATAAACCACGTTCTTTTGATCCACAGAAAAATACTGATAGTTCAACTCTTGCAGTTACTAAGCAAATTTATAATAACCTATTTTCTCTTGGAGAAAATGGAGAAATTATATTAGAGTTAGTGGAAAGTTATGAGATAGAGGAAGATAATTCTATAATTCTTCAGTTAAGAAAAGGTATCTTTTTTCACGATGGGAATGAATTAACATCTGAAGATGTGAAAAAAAGTTTGGAAAGAAATTTAGATATCCCAGTTTCTAGAATTTTAGTGGAATCAATAGAAAAAATTGAGGTATTAGATAAATATAGATTAAAAATTGTTCAAAAAAACTCTCCATCTATTTTGATTCATAATTTAGCACATTCATCAACTGCAATAGTAAAAGAGATTAAAACAGATAGTGATATAGATTTGATTGGAACAGGAGCATATAAAATAAAAGATTGGAGTTTAAGTGAAAGAATTAGTTTAGAAAGTTTTGATAAATACTATGAAAAAACTCCAAAGATTAAAGAGATAATATTTCAAACTATTCCAGAAAGTTCAAATAGATTAATTGCTCTTGAAACAAAAGAGATAGATATAGCTTACGATATTTCAGCAAATGATATAAAAGGAATAGAAAAAAATCCTAATTTAAAGGTAATAAATAGTATATCACTAGGAAGTGATTTTTTAACTATCAATACTAGAAAAATTAAAGATAAAAAAATAAGACAAGCTATAGAATATGCTATTGATAAAAATTCTATAATAAAAACTGTATATGAAGGTTTTGGAGAGATTCCCAATTCTATATTGACTCCTAGTGTTTTTGGATATGATAGAGATGGAGAGAAGAGAGAGTATAATCCTCAAAAAGCAAAAGAGTTATTAAAAGAAGCAGGAGTAAAAAATTTATCATTAAAACTTTGGATATATGATGAACCATCAAGACAACAAATGGCTCAGATAATACAAGCTAATTTAAAAGAAATAGGAATAGATGTAGAGATAATAGTGGCTGAGGTATCTACATTTTTACAATATACAGGTATGGGGGAGCACGATATTTTGATAGGACTTTGGTATGTGAGTACAGGGGATGCAGATTATGGATACTATCCTTTACTTCACTCTAAGTCTGTAGGTCCAGTGGGAAATAGAAGTTTTTATGAAAATTCTCAAGTTGATAATTTATTAGACAGAGCTAGAGAAATTTCAGACTTGAAAGAAAGAGAAAAATACTACCAAGATGTTCAAAAAATTATCTATGATGAAGTTCCTCTTTTACCTATTGCATATAAAAATTATACCATAGGCTTACAAAGAAATATTGAAGGATTTGTATTTAAACCGAATGGAAATCATATACTTTCAAAAATAGAAAGAAAATAA